Proteins from a genomic interval of Blastopirellula marina:
- a CDS encoding BLUF domain-containing protein: MFALAYASYSTIDSAELDLEGLARHAASKNAALEITGYLCYDHGVFFQYLEGERQIVLDLMEVIEKDSRHDVVNTVELGEYDERIFPDWNMRYLNRSDLRRVDLENVLEHSLFHMDPKLYGQENIVALIKALVANISARQNHLKAV; this comes from the coding sequence GTGTTTGCGCTTGCCTATGCGAGTTATAGTACCATCGATAGTGCCGAACTTGATCTCGAAGGATTAGCCCGTCACGCCGCCTCGAAGAACGCCGCTCTGGAAATTACAGGCTACCTGTGTTACGACCACGGCGTCTTCTTTCAGTATCTCGAAGGAGAGCGGCAGATTGTTTTGGACCTGATGGAGGTCATCGAGAAAGACAGCCGCCACGATGTGGTCAACACCGTCGAGCTCGGCGAATATGACGAACGCATTTTCCCCGACTGGAACATGCGGTACCTGAACCGTAGCGACCTGCGGCGTGTCGATTTAGAAAATGTCCTGGAACATTCGCTGTTTCACATGGACCCGAAGCTGTACGGCCAGGAGAATATCGTGGCCCTGATTAAAGCCCTGGTGGCGAATATTTCGGCTCGGCAGAACCATCTGAAAGCGGTTTAA